The Petrotoga sp. 9PW.55.5.1 genome window below encodes:
- a CDS encoding RsiV family protein — MSLTVYPIEYLILKSDITGDLEGRVEVPYFFGSKSEPTTLLLNAYISKDVENFLSEWYDNSLNLPLLEEDIKPIIEAVIESQVGYLSSSFVSFYMDYFSFQTYQAHPMTVRKTYNYDLCRNKFVSIYDILGDNTKESRKIIIDTINSEIKSNSEFYFNTKIDTLDYYQDYYIFEDNLVIVFQLYEIAPYVSGIREFSFPLDKLGIQLSNEGVKH; from the coding sequence TTGTCTTTAACTGTTTATCCTATAGAATATTTAATACTCAAATCTGATATTACAGGAGATCTGGAGGGAAGGGTTGAAGTTCCTTATTTTTTTGGTTCAAAAAGTGAACCTACCACATTACTTTTAAACGCTTACATTTCAAAGGATGTTGAAAATTTTCTTAGTGAATGGTATGATAATTCTTTAAATTTACCCCTTCTTGAGGAAGATATAAAGCCTATTATAGAGGCTGTTATTGAATCTCAAGTTGGATATCTTTCTTCAAGCTTTGTTAGTTTTTATATGGACTATTTTTCTTTTCAAACTTATCAAGCTCATCCAATGACTGTTCGTAAAACATATAATTATGATTTATGTAGGAACAAATTCGTAAGTATCTATGATATATTAGGGGATAATACAAAGGAAAGCAGAAAAATTATCATAGATACTATAAACTCAGAAATAAAAAGTAATAGTGAATTTTATTTTAATACCAAAATCGATACTCTTGATTATTATCAAGATTATTACATTTTTGAAGATAATTTAGTAATAGTTTTTCAGCTTTATGAGATTGCTCCTTATGTTTCAGGTATAAGAGAATTCAGTTTTCCTTTAGATAAATTGGGGATACAATTGTCTAACGAGGGGGTAAAACATTGA